A region from the Gossypium hirsutum isolate 1008001.06 chromosome A08, Gossypium_hirsutum_v2.1, whole genome shotgun sequence genome encodes:
- the LOC107898765 gene encoding heparanase-like protein 3, which translates to MGFCFWVCFICLLNFYSLSFVSSQADASAEGTVFIDGKAPIGRIDDDFICATLDWWPPEKCDYGTCSWGLAGLLNLDLNKNLFLNAVKAFSPLKIRLGGTLQDKVIYDTDDNQLPCTSFVKNTSEMFGFTQGCLPMNRWDDLNSFFQKAGAKVIFGLNALAGRTIAPDGSAVGAWNYTNAESFMQYTVDKNYTIHGWELGNELCGSGVGTRVSADQYAADTAALQSIVQKIYQNVDLKPLIITPGGFYDLDWFTEYIDKTTKSLDVVTHHIYNLGPGVDDHLVEKILDPSILEGVSGTFSGLHNIIKNSTTSAAAWVGEAGGAYNSGHNLVTNAFVFSFWYLDQLGMASKYDTKTYCRQSLVGGNYGLLNTTNFEPNPDYYSALLWHRLMGRNVLSTSFTGTDKIRSYTHCAKQSKGITLLLINLNNSTTVRAKLAFNSTMSLQHKHRSRISHHKHKIHKTTIIKLPQGIDGKIRREEYHLTAKGGNLQSQSILLNGNILSVNSSGIIPHLEPLHVKSAKPIMVAPLSIVFTHMPDVTVPACKVQP; encoded by the exons ATGGGTTTTTGTTTCTgggtttgttttatttgtttgttaaACTTCTACAGCTTGAGTTTTGTAAGTTCACAAGCTGATGCAAGTGCTGAAGGGACTGTTTTCATTGATGGAAAAGCTCCGATTGGTAGAATAGATGATGATTTCATTTGTGCTACTTTGGATTGGTGGCCTCCTGAGAAATGTGATTATGGGACATGCAGTTGGGGCCTTGCTGGGCTTCTCAATctg gatCTTAATAAAAACTTATTCTTGAATGCCGTTAAAG CTTTTTCACCATTGAAGATTAGGTTGGGCGGCACATTACAGGACAAAGTCATATATGACACTGATGACAATCAACTACCCTGCACTTCATTTGTCAAAAACACTTCTGAGATGTTTGGTTTTACACAAGGATGTTTGCCAATGAATAGATGGGATGACCTTAATTCCTTCTTTCAAAAAGCAGG AGCTAAGGTTATTTTTGGATTAAATGCACTTGCTGGTCGAACTATAGCCCCTGATGGTTCAGCCGTAGGTGCTTGGAACTACACCAATGCCGAATCTTTTATGCAATACACTGTTGACAAGAACTATACCATTCACGGTTGGGAGTTAG GAAATGAATTGTGCGGAAGCGGGGTCGGAACTCGTGTCTCTGCAGACCAGTATGCGGCTGACACAGCGGCTCTGCAAAGTATAGTGCAGAAGATATACCAGAATGTTGATTTGAAGCCGTTAATTATTACACCGGGAGGGTTCTATGACTTGGATTGGTTCACGGAATACATTGATAAGACAACCAAGTCCCTAGATGTTGTCACTCACCACATATACAACCTTGGACCAG GAGTTGATGACCATCTTGTTGAAAAGATTCTCGATCCATCCATTCTTGAGGGTGTGTCCGGAACATTCAGTGGCCTTCATAACATCATCAAGAATTCTACAACTTCAGCAGCTGCCTGGGTGGGTGAGGCTGGAGGAGCTTACAACAGTGGCCATAATCTTGTCACAAATGCATTTGTGTTCAGTTTCTG GTATTTAGATCAACTCGGCATGGCATCTAAGTATGATACGAAAACGTATTGCAGACAGTCACTGGTTGGTGGAAATTATGGTTTACTAAACACCACCAACTTTGAACCAAATCCAGACTACTACAG TGCACTTCTTTGGCACCGGCTAATGGGAAGAAATGTTCTTTCGACAAGCTTCACCGGGACAGACAAGATCCGCTCCTACACTCACTGTGCAAAACAATCA AAAGGCATCACACTACTTTTGATCAACCTCAACAATAGCACTACCGTCCGGGCAAAGCTCGCATTCAATAGTACAATGAGCTTGCAACACAAGCACCGGTCTCGGATTTCACACCATAAGCACAAAATTCATAAAACAACAATAATCAAGCTGCCTCAAGGCATTGATGGTAAAATAAGAAGAGAGGAATACCATCTAACAGCAAAAGGTGGGAATTTACAGAGTCAAAGCATTCTACTTAATGGAAACATTTTAAGTGTAAATTCATCTGGGATCATACCTCATCTGGAGCCTTTACATGTAAAATCAGCAAAGCCAATAATGGTTGCTCCTTTATCCATTGTCTTTACTCACATGCCTGATGTTACTGTCCCTGCTTGCAAGGTACAGCCCTAG